A single genomic interval of Halorubrum aethiopicum harbors:
- a CDS encoding mechanosensitive ion channel family protein, with the protein MRRSIPLGSVLVGLVAAAVGVFVATAEPLAGWPAVGDYPANLVAERLAFVLALFALLFGTYRLLADVLMRSANKRRAYNTRNLLRLAFGFVGTVGTLAVLTDNWLGLLFSLGVIGFAITFALQQPLLSLIAWVYITVKQPYGVGDRVRIGDAKGDVIEVEFLVTTLWEINGELVSTNQPSGRVVTVPNSVVLSSNVVNFGGGGSPYVWNEVAIQVAYETDLEFARGLMREEATELLGAEMAEGIAAYRDALSETPVELEVHDGPTVNVTQAESWVELRLRYLTHPRRGQRVKNRLYERILGRFNEHPDRVSFPVSRNR; encoded by the coding sequence GTGAGACGATCGATCCCGCTCGGCTCCGTGCTCGTCGGGCTCGTCGCGGCCGCCGTCGGCGTGTTCGTGGCCACCGCCGAGCCGCTCGCCGGGTGGCCCGCGGTCGGCGACTACCCGGCGAACCTCGTCGCCGAGCGGCTGGCGTTCGTGCTCGCGCTGTTCGCGCTGCTCTTCGGCACCTATCGGCTGCTCGCGGACGTGCTGATGCGCTCCGCGAACAAGCGGCGCGCGTACAACACGCGGAACCTGCTTCGGCTCGCGTTCGGGTTCGTCGGGACCGTCGGGACGCTCGCGGTGTTGACCGACAACTGGCTCGGGCTCCTCTTCTCGCTCGGCGTCATCGGGTTCGCGATCACCTTCGCGCTCCAGCAGCCGCTGCTCTCGCTCATCGCGTGGGTGTACATCACGGTCAAGCAGCCGTACGGGGTCGGGGACCGGGTCCGCATCGGCGACGCCAAGGGCGACGTGATCGAGGTGGAGTTCCTCGTGACGACGCTGTGGGAGATCAACGGCGAGCTCGTCAGCACGAACCAGCCGTCCGGCCGGGTCGTGACCGTCCCCAACAGCGTCGTGCTCTCCTCGAACGTGGTCAACTTCGGCGGGGGCGGGTCGCCGTACGTGTGGAACGAGGTCGCGATCCAGGTCGCCTACGAGACGGACCTCGAGTTCGCCCGCGGGCTCATGCGCGAGGAGGCGACCGAGCTGCTCGGCGCGGAGATGGCCGAGGGGATCGCCGCCTACCGGGACGCACTCTCGGAGACGCCCGTCGAATTGGAGGTCCACGACGGGCCGACGGTCAACGTGACGCAGGCTGAGTCGTGGGTCGAGCTCCGCCTCCGATACCTCACGCATCCGCGACGCGGTCAGCGCGTCAAAAACCGGCTGTACGAGCGGATCCTCGGCCGGTTCAACGAGCATCCCGATCGGGTGTCGTTCCCGGTGAGCCGGAACCGCTAG
- a CDS encoding winged helix-turn-helix domain-containing protein: MEAALWYVLTGTRGGSNRVRLLRALDERPRNANQLAEDLDLDYKTVRHHLDVLMENGVVESSGDDYGAVYLPTPRARQHWETIETIMEQTDDT; encoded by the coding sequence ATGGAAGCGGCACTCTGGTACGTGTTGACCGGAACGCGGGGCGGCTCGAACCGCGTCCGGCTATTGCGGGCGCTCGACGAGCGCCCGCGGAACGCGAACCAGCTGGCCGAGGATCTCGATCTGGACTACAAGACGGTGCGACACCACCTCGACGTCCTGATGGAAAACGGCGTCGTCGAGAGCAGCGGTGACGACTACGGCGCGGTCTACCTGCCGACGCCGCGGGCACGCCAGCACTGGGAGACGATAGAAACGATCATGGAGCAAACGGATGACACGTGA
- a CDS encoding DUF7282 domain-containing protein has protein sequence MVIVLVVSAVAGAAGAVTAQSTDQATSVSFSGGTSGGSTVVVDEVRVPDGGFVTIHDGTLADGDVLGSVVGTSAYLEAGTHENVTVELTDEIDTGTFHAMAHRDTDDDRAYTFVSSNGGADGPYTVDGEIVMENAEVTASATVEAVDQPTEGSSVVVDRVELSEGGFVTVHDSSLGDGAVFESIRGTSEYLEAGVHEDVRVRLDDPLTENDSLFAMAHRDTNDDETYDFPATEGEADGPYLDGGDEIVMAGFDADLDDEARATFAAQASGGNAVVVDEVYLPDGGFVTMHDSSLGDGAVFESIRGTSDYLEPGIHREVVVSLDDPLTEDDSLFAMAHRDTNDNETYDFPATEGEADGPYTTDSGDVVMDDGAVTVSASVAFDGQTAGGTTVTVDRVDVSEGGFVTIHDASLAGGAVFDSVRGTSEYLEPGVHEDVVVELDEPIRDTHRLVAMPHTDSDDDRAYDFVETEGENDGPYLDGDDEIVMVDATAQVAAFVEAAAQETDGETVVVEDVTLHDGGFVTVHDSSLADGAVLESIRGTSGYLEPGTHAAVEITLDDPLTENDTVLAMAHRDTNGNEAYDFPATEGAEDVPYTAAGSPVMSPAELTVTGGDGMNGEDMNDEEMDGEDADGEDMDGEMSDDGAMEGDDTNGDDGMDGEEMTDDGEMTDDGEMSSDGTTADETTDDDTPGFGVVVALVALIAGALVARRRS, from the coding sequence ATGGTGATCGTGCTCGTCGTGTCGGCAGTCGCCGGCGCGGCGGGCGCGGTCACGGCACAGAGTACGGACCAAGCGACGAGCGTGAGCTTCTCCGGCGGAACGTCCGGCGGGTCCACGGTCGTCGTCGACGAAGTCCGCGTTCCCGACGGCGGGTTCGTGACGATCCACGACGGCACGCTGGCCGACGGCGACGTGCTCGGCAGCGTCGTCGGCACGAGCGCGTACCTCGAGGCCGGGACACACGAGAACGTGACCGTCGAGCTCACCGACGAGATCGACACGGGCACGTTCCACGCGATGGCCCACCGGGACACCGACGACGACCGCGCGTACACGTTCGTCTCCTCGAACGGCGGGGCCGACGGCCCCTACACGGTCGACGGCGAGATCGTGATGGAGAACGCGGAGGTGACCGCGTCGGCGACCGTCGAGGCGGTCGACCAGCCCACCGAGGGTAGCTCGGTCGTCGTCGACCGCGTCGAACTGAGCGAGGGCGGGTTCGTGACGGTCCACGACTCCTCGCTCGGCGACGGCGCGGTCTTCGAGAGCATCCGCGGCACGAGCGAGTACTTGGAGGCCGGCGTCCACGAGGACGTTCGCGTCCGGCTCGACGACCCCCTGACCGAGAACGACTCGCTGTTCGCGATGGCTCACCGGGACACGAACGACGACGAGACGTACGACTTCCCCGCCACCGAGGGCGAGGCGGACGGCCCCTACCTCGACGGCGGCGACGAGATCGTGATGGCCGGCTTCGACGCCGACCTCGACGACGAGGCTCGCGCGACGTTCGCCGCACAGGCGAGCGGCGGCAACGCGGTCGTCGTCGACGAGGTGTACCTGCCTGACGGCGGGTTCGTGACGATGCACGACTCCTCGCTCGGCGACGGCGCGGTCTTCGAGAGCATCCGCGGCACGAGCGACTACCTCGAACCCGGCATCCACCGGGAGGTCGTCGTCTCGCTCGACGACCCCCTGACCGAGGACGACTCGCTGTTCGCGATGGCCCACCGTGACACGAACGACAACGAGACGTACGACTTCCCCGCCACCGAGGGCGAGGCGGACGGGCCGTACACCACCGACTCCGGCGACGTCGTGATGGACGACGGTGCGGTGACCGTCTCCGCGAGCGTCGCCTTCGACGGGCAGACCGCCGGCGGAACGACGGTCACCGTCGACCGCGTCGACGTGAGCGAGGGCGGGTTCGTGACGATCCACGACGCGTCGCTCGCCGGCGGTGCGGTCTTCGATTCGGTTCGCGGAACGAGCGAGTACCTCGAACCCGGCGTTCACGAGGACGTCGTGGTCGAACTCGACGAGCCGATCCGCGACACCCACCGGCTGGTCGCGATGCCGCACACGGACTCGGACGACGACCGGGCCTACGACTTCGTCGAGACCGAGGGGGAGAACGACGGCCCCTACCTCGACGGCGACGACGAGATCGTGATGGTCGACGCGACGGCACAAGTCGCCGCGTTCGTCGAGGCGGCCGCCCAGGAAACCGACGGCGAGACGGTCGTCGTCGAGGACGTGACGCTTCACGACGGCGGGTTCGTGACGGTCCACGACTCCTCGCTCGCCGACGGGGCGGTCCTCGAGAGCATTCGCGGCACGAGCGGCTACCTCGAACCCGGCACACACGCCGCGGTCGAGATCACGCTGGACGACCCGCTGACGGAGAACGACACCGTTCTCGCGATGGCCCACCGGGACACGAACGGGAACGAGGCGTACGACTTCCCCGCCACCGAAGGCGCGGAGGACGTGCCCTACACGGCCGCCGGATCGCCGGTCATGTCGCCGGCCGAGCTAACGGTCACGGGCGGTGACGGCATGAACGGTGAGGACATGAACGATGAGGAGATGGACGGTGAGGACGCGGACGGCGAAGACATGGACGGAGAGATGAGCGACGACGGAGCGATGGAGGGCGACGACACGAACGGTGACGACGGCATGGACGGCGAGGAGATGACTGACGACGGGGAGATGACTGACGACGGGGAGATGAGCAGCGATGGGACGACGGCGGACGAAACGACTGACGACGACACGCCCGGGTTCGGCGTCGTCGTCGCGCTCGTCGCGTTGATCGCGGGCGCCCTCGTGGCACGCCGGCGGTCGTAG
- a CDS encoding transcription initiation factor IIB yields the protein MTETRIRRYERDEAIDGAAASERTDGETVETESTEKSRVTSCPECTGRLVTDTEHGETVCEDCGLVVEEDSVDRGPEWRAFDSAERDNKSRVGAPTTNMMHDKGLSTNIGWQDRDGYGKSLSSRQRRQMQRLRTWNERFRTRNSKERNLKQALGEIDRMASALGLPDNVRETASVIYRRALGENLLPGRSIEGVATAALYAAARQVGNPRSLDEFTAVSRVDKMELTRTYRYVVRELGLEVQPADPESYVPRFVSRLDLPEEVERLARELLGSAKDAGITSGKSPVGLAASAVYAAALLSNRKVTQSEVSEVADISEVTIRNRYKELLEASDHLTA from the coding sequence ATGACAGAGACACGCATTCGACGGTACGAGCGGGACGAGGCGATCGACGGAGCCGCCGCTTCGGAGCGAACGGACGGGGAGACCGTCGAGACCGAATCGACGGAGAAGAGCCGAGTCACGAGCTGTCCGGAGTGTACGGGCCGCCTCGTGACGGACACCGAACACGGCGAGACGGTGTGTGAAGACTGCGGGCTCGTCGTCGAGGAGGACTCGGTCGACCGCGGACCGGAGTGGCGAGCGTTCGACTCGGCAGAGCGGGACAACAAGTCCCGCGTCGGAGCCCCGACGACGAACATGATGCACGACAAGGGGCTCTCGACCAACATCGGCTGGCAGGACCGGGACGGCTACGGGAAGTCGCTCTCGAGCCGCCAGCGGCGACAGATGCAGCGGCTCCGCACCTGGAACGAGCGGTTCCGCACCCGGAACTCGAAGGAGCGCAATCTCAAGCAGGCGCTCGGCGAGATCGACCGGATGGCCTCGGCGTTAGGGCTGCCGGACAACGTCCGCGAGACCGCCTCGGTCATCTACCGCCGCGCGCTGGGCGAGAACCTCCTTCCCGGCCGCTCCATCGAGGGCGTCGCGACCGCGGCGCTGTACGCGGCCGCCCGCCAGGTCGGGAACCCGCGGAGCCTCGACGAGTTCACCGCGGTCTCGCGCGTCGACAAGATGGAGCTCACCCGGACGTACCGCTACGTCGTCCGCGAGCTCGGTCTGGAGGTACAGCCGGCCGACCCCGAGAGCTACGTCCCGCGGTTCGTCTCGCGGCTCGACCTCCCCGAGGAGGTCGAACGCCTCGCGCGGGAGCTCCTGGGAAGCGCGAAGGACGCGGGGATCACGAGCGGGAAGTCGCCGGTCGGGCTCGCGGCCTCGGCCGTCTACGCCGCCGCCCTCCTGTCGAACCGGAAGGTGACCCAGAGCGAGGTGAGCGAGGTCGCCGACATCTCCGAGGTCACCATCCGCAACCGCTACAAGG